ATTTCCCTGAACAAGTCTTACACATTTTCCGTTTCTCATATCTATAGCTGGATATAAGGTAAATGCACTCATTTTTTCACCTTCTGTTCTGCCGCGATTTTCGTAAATTGGCTAAGAATCGCCATACCGACTTCACTGCTTTTTTCAGGATGAAACTGGGTGCCAAACACATTTCCTTTTCCGACAACTGCAGGAACTGGTACACCATAATCCGCGGTGGCCAGAAGTGTGTCCTCCTCAGCTTCCGTAATGTAGAAGGAATGAACGAAATAGCAATACCCTTCATTCACCTCTCTGAGCAGCTCGTTTTCACGATGAAATGTTAGTCGATTCCATCCCATGTGAGGCACCTTCAAACGAAGTCCATCCTCATCCTGGTTGTTGATATGGACCGCCCTGCCTTTAAGGAGACCCAGCCCTTTTGTTAATTTAAATTCTTCGCTCTCGTCAAACAAAAGCTGCATCCCAAGACAGATTCCTAAAAGCGGTTTTTGATCAGCGACAATTTGATGAACGAAGGCTTCAAGCCCGCTCTCCCTAAGTAGACTCATTGCATCTTTAAAAGCGCCGACACCGGGAAGGATAAAGCCATCGGCATCAGATAATTCTTCAGGTTTATCAGATAAAATGTATGGAACATCTAAACGCTCCAACGCTTTTTTTACGCTAAAAAGGTTACCCATACCATAGTCAATAATTCCAATCATCTACAGCATTCCTTTCGTTGAAGGGACTCCGGTAATTCTTGGATCAATCGTCGTGGCTTCATCAAGCGCACGTCCGAGTGCCTTAAAGACTGCTTCAATCATATGATGGGTGTTCGTGCCATAATGAACAATCACGTGCAGATTCATACGTGCTTCCAATGCCAGCTTCCATAAAAATTCGTGGACAAGCTCTGTATCAAATGTACCAACTTTTTGGGAAGGAAACTCTCCCCTCATTTCCAAATGCGGCCTGTTGCTTAAATCGATGCTAACCTGGGCCAGCGCATCATCCATGGGAACAAACGCCGTACCGTAGCGCTTGATTCCAGCTTTATCACCTAACGCTTCAAGCAAAACCTGACCAAGACATATTCCGATATCTTCTGTGGTATGGTGATCGTCAATATCGACATCTCCCTTGGCATTAACGGTCAAATCAAAATTTCCGTGCTTTGTAAACAGATCTAGCATATGTGACATAAATGGGACGTTGGTTTCGATATTGGAATTTCCTTTTCCGTCAATTGAAAAAGAAAGAGCAATATCAGTTTCTTTCGTTTTCCGTGTCCGTTCAGCGATTCTCATTACCATCCTCCTGTTTTCTGGCTTCTACTGCTCTAGCGTGAGCTTCAAGTCCTTCCAGCCTTGCAAAAGAAGCGATTTTTCCCGAATTTTCAAGAAATGCCTTCTTGCTGTAGGCGATAATGCTTGACCGTTTTTGAAAATCTGCTACATTTAATGGGCTGGAAAAACGGGCGGTTCCGTTCGTGGGTAACACGTGATTCGGTCCTGCAAAATAATCCCCCACCGACTCCGTACTGTAGCGTCCAAGAAAAATCGCTCCAGCATGTTTGATTTTTCCCAGCAACGATTGAGAATGCTTTGTCATGACTTCCAAATGCTCCGGTGCCAGCTGGTTGACAACATCAATTGCTTCCTCCAGATTTTCAGTTACATAGATATGTCCGTTGTTTTCAATAGATTTTGCCGCAATATCCTTGCGTGGAAGAGCTTTTAATTGTTTATCGACCTCTGTTTGCACTTCTTTTGCAAAAGCCTCTGAAGGGGTAACAAGAATACTTGATGCAAGTATGTCATGCTCAGCTTGCGAAAGCAGGTCAGCAGCAATTTCATGAGCAGCGACAGAGCCGTCAGCAAGAACAACGATCTCGCTCGGTCCTGCGATCATATCAATATCTACATGACCGAAAACTTCACGCTTGGCGAGAGCCACGTAAATATTTCCGGGTCCCGTAATTTTATCGACGCTGGCAATCGTTTCTGTTCCATATGCCAATGCAGCAATTGCCTGGGCTCCTCCCATTTTATATACTTCACTGACTCCAAGCTCTGCTGCGGCAATGAGCACGCTTGGTGCCAGCCCTCCATCTCTCGTTGGCGGAGAAACAAGCACAATTCGTTCAACCCCCGCTACGAGTGCAGGAATGACATTCATTAAAACGGTAGAAGGATAGGCAGCCGTTCCACCCGGTACATAAACACCGACAGAATCAAGCGCTGTAACTTTCTGTCCGAGCATTGATCCATCATTTCGATGATAAAACCATGAAGTTTGAAGTTGCCTTTCATGATATTCCTTTATATTTTCAATCGCTTCCCTTATCACCTGGTGATAGTGAACATCAAGAGTGCTGTAAGCTGCAGCTAGCTCTTCTTTTGATACGACGGGATTCGGATTGACTCCATCAAATTGTTTTGTAAAGGACTTTACTGCAGAATCACCGTTTTTTCTCACTTCTGAAATGATGTGCTTTACCGTATTTTTCTGTTCGTCCGTTCCGTAGTCAATGGAACGTTTAATTTTAAAATTTTTACTTATTTTTGTAATCTTCATTTTACCGGTTCCCCTTCCACAACGAGCGCAAGCCTTGAAGCCAGCTCTTCAATGATTTTATCTTTCATACGGTAACTGACAGGATTTACAATAAGCCTCGATGTGATATCACAAATTTTTTCGCTTTCTACCAATCCGTTTTCTTTAAGAGTTTGCCCTGTTGAAACAATATCAACAATGCGTTCAGCAAGTCCGACTAAAGGAGCCAATTCCACAGAGCCATTTAATTTTATGATTTCTACTTGCTCCCCTTGCTCACGGAAATACTTTGATGCTACATTCGGGTATTTGGTAGCCACTCGAGGAGCTACTCCACCTATTTCAGCCTGAGGCAGACCGGCAACTGCCAAACGGCATTTGCTGATTTTCAAATCTAAAATTTCATATACATCCCGTTCTTCCTCTAGCATAACATCTTTTCCTGCTATACCTGCATCCGCCACTCCGTGCTCTACGTAAGTCGTTACATCAGTCGGCTTGGCAAGAATAAAGCGAAGATTCTCAGCAGGTACATTAATAATCAGCTTTCTGGAAGCTTCAAATTCATCAGGAAGTTTGTATCCTGCCATTCTCAGAAGTGTTACAGCTTCCTCAAATATTCTTCCTTTCGGCATAGCGATCGTTAGTGGTTTATCCATTTTTCTCTTCCTTTCCGTCACCTGTCAGATACGTGATGTTTTGGAAGGATATTTCCAGTTCTTCAAAATTAGTTACACCTCTGATATCCTGAAGCACAACTTTTTTCCCTTCCATGCGCTCTTTGTCCGCTAATCTTATCGCCGCTTTGCGATTTTCTTCGCTAAATACAATAGCTTCAATTTCAGCATCTTCCATACTGATATGCAATGCTTCGACCAGCCTGTCTGTACGAATCGAAAATCCCGTCGCAGGAGCCCCTGCCTGAAAATGATCAAGCAAATGGTCATAGCGTCCGCCATTCCCAATCAGATAGCCTACATTTTCTGCATAAATCTCAAACAGAATCCCGGTATAGTAACTCATATGGCTTACCATGCTCAAATCCAGCTTAATATGTTCCGTACATCCGTATTCTTTCAAAATTTCGTCTAATTTTCTTAAATCATCTGCCGCTTTTTTTCCTTCTTCAGAAAGTAGTGTACTCGATGCTTGAATGACTTTATCCATGTCACCGCGGAGTTCAGGGAGCTCTAACAGCTTCCTTTTTTTCTCAGGATCTAGCGGCAGAGTGTATACTTCTTCTTTATATCCTACATAATTTTTTTGATAAAGGAAACGACGCAGGCGATTTGATGCCTCTCTGTCTCCGACACTTTCATAGAGAAGCGCCTCCGTGATCCCGATATGTCCGATCGCAACCTGAAACCCTTTTAGCCCCGCGTTTTTTAACGAGCTGATGGCAAGTGCGATAACTTCCGCGTCAGCGCTGATTGTACCGTCACCTATTAATTCAACACCTGTCTGTTCAAACTCTGCTGGCCTTCCGCCTTCCCGTTCTTGAGCCCGGAAAACATTTGCAGAATAACCGATGCGGAGGGGATGTTGCTGTTTTTTAATTTTTGAAGCGGCAACCCTTGCGATGGGACCTGTCATATCCGGCCTGAGCACAAGTGTTTGACCGGAATGATCCAACAGCTTAAATAAATTTTCTTCTGAAATTGATGATCTGAATCCAACTGTCTCATAAAACTCGAGAGTCGGGGTTTCCATCAGCTGATAGCCCCAGCCTTTAATGACATCTGTCAAAGATGAGCGGATTTTTTCTTTTGTACTATATAAATCAGGAAGAGTATCTCTCATTCCCTGCGGTTTTTCAAACATGAACATGATGAGTAAGCACCCCTTGAAGATAAGCTTAAGTATTTTTGAAAAAAATTAATGATAGTTTAAGTGAGCAAAAAAACAAAATCCTTTAGTTCGCTAATATGATAATATGCTAACATGCAAAAGAGATTTTCGCAATTCTTTAAAGGTTAAAAAAAGGAAATTCCTTTTAGAATTTCCCTTGGTATCAGCCTGCCTAACTCTGGCCGTTATGTTCCTCCGCTTCTTTTTTCATAGAAATAAATTGCATCGGATTTCCTCCTACAAATGCGCCGGAGGGTACATCTTTATGAACAAGTGTACCTGCAGAAATTACAGCGCCGTCACCAATGACTATACCTGGCAAAATCGTTGTATTGGCTCCGATCATGACTTCATCGCCTATTTTGACTTCCCCCAGCCGATACTCCTTAATTAAGTATTCATGGGCCAGGATCGTTGTATTGTAGCCAATAACCGTGTTCCTTCCGACGGATATCTTTTCAGGAAACATAATATCGAGCATAACCATTAACGCAAACGAAGTCTGATCGCCGATTTTCATATGTAAAAAAGTGCGGTAAAGCCAATTTTTCATTTTCAAAGAAGGAGTATATCTCGCTAATTGTATGACGATAAAATTTTTTATGACTTTAAGGAAGGGCACAGTTTTATACACATGCCATAGTGAATTACCGCCTTCAACCGGATAGCGGGTTGTTCTCCTCACATTACTTCACTCCTGCGATGGCAATTAGATCGCTCATTTTATCAAGCATATAGTCAGGTTTGTACTTTGCAAGATAGTCTTTCCCTTTAATGCTCCATGCTACACCGGCAGTTTTAGTTCCAGCGCTTTTGCCTGACTCAATGTCATGATAATTATCTCCAACCATAATTGCTTCCCCAGGTTTGCTGTTTAATTGCTTTAACGCTTTTAATACAGGTTCTGGATGCGGCTTTTCATTCTCAACATCATCGAGAGTAACTATCGCTTCAAAAAAACGTTCAAGCCCGGTAACCTTGAGCCCCATTGTTACAGTATTTTTCAGCTTTGTTGTCACAATGCCCAGCTTGAAACCCGATTGCTTTAACTGTTCCAGTGTTTCATAAACCGTTTCATACTCTGTCACCAATTCATCGTGCATTTTGTGGTTGAATTCCCTGTACATTTTGATCATGTCTTCCTCGTGTCCCGGTTTTAACCCGGTAAAGGTTGTATGAAGAGATGGGCCGATAAAAGGAAGAACCTGCTCCCTTTTGTACTTGCCAGGAAAATAATGCTCGAGCGTATGCAAGAAAGAAGCTATAATTAGTTCGTTTGTATTGATTAATGTTCCATCCAAATCGAATAAGATCGTATTAACCTTCATAGACGGCTCCTTTTCTTTCAGAATGATAGTCCCTGTTTTTCCATAAATAAGAAATCGCTATCGTTAATAATAAAGCTGTTGTCAATCGTATCACCAACAGCGGCCAGACAGGTATGCCGAGCGGAATAAAGACAAGTGTATCCTCAACCACCGCATGGCAAGCAACTAGAAAAATAAAAGCAAGCGTAAGATCCCTCTTGCTTACTCCATCTTCCTCTACTGCTTTGATCATAACACCGGCTCCGTACGCAAGCCCAATCGTAAGGCCGGCAACCATTGTCATCGAAGTATTTTCTTTCATTCCAAGAAGTCTGACAAATGGAGCGATCCAATTGGAGAATACGTTAAGCCATCCTTTATCCCTCATAATCTGGATGACAATCATCAAAGGAATAATAATCGCAGCAAGCTGCAAAATATTCATACCGGCTTTGGCAAACGCAGCCATCACGATCTCAAACCAACCTTCTGGAGGGGCTGTTTTGTTTACTGAAACAAAACCATATTGAGCCGTGCTTTGCCCGCCGTGCCAAAAAAGATGAATGAGAACACCGGAAAAAACGGCAAGGCCGATTCGTACGGCTAAAATAACCCAAATTTTTATGCCGACCTTCATCGCAACTGTCGATTCGATGATTACGTTATGGCAGAAAGACAGCATAATCGCTAGAATAAACACTTCTTTAACTGTTAATTCAAGGGAAAATATAGCTGCAATTCCTGCATAAAGGTTAAGCATATTTCCGATTACGAGAGGGATGGCGGCTTCTCCAGATAAACCAAAAATGCCCATAACTGGAGAAATAAGCTTAATAATCCAACCCATCACAGGTGTATGCTGCAGCAAACTGATGAGGATTGTAACTGGAAAGATTACCTTTCCAAGTGTCCATGTTGTTTGCAAGCCTGATTTAGCACCTGCAGCCAGAGTTTTTTTCATATAGATTCTCCTTTTGCTAGCTTTTTAAGAGGGATCCAAATATCTTGTTTTAGAATCTCCTCTGACACGTCTGACTATAATGAAAATAATTGCAGCTGCAATCAGCGTGACCGATATCACTTGGGCAGCACGTAACGTATCTGTCAGCATCAAGCTGTCGGTACGCATTCCTTCAATAAAATAACGTCCGATTGAATACCATATGACATAAGTTAAGAAAAGCTCTCCCCTGCCAAGGTTTACTTTTCTAAGAACAAGCAGCAGAATAACTCCTGCGAAGTTCCAAAGCGATTCATATAAAAAAGTCGGATGATGGTACTGACCTTGTATATTCATTTGGTTAATGATGAATTCCGGAAGGTGCAAATTTTCCAAAAATGCTCTCGTAACAGGGCCACCGTAGGCTTCCTGGTTAATAAAATTTCCCCATCGCCCAATAGCCTGCCCAAGCAAAATACTAGGAGCTGCAATGTCAGCAAGCTTCCAAAATGAAATACCTCTAATCTTTGCAAAAATAATGCCCGTAACAACAGCTCCGATTAATCCTCCATGGATGGCCAGTCCGCCTTCCCATATTTTCACGATTTCACCCGGATGATCCCTGTAATACTCATTCCATTGAAAAATAACATAGTATGCTCTTGCTGAAAGGATCGCGATCGGAATCGCAAATAAAATTAAATCAACAAATGTATCTTTATGAAGCCCTCTTTTTTGGCTTTCACGGACTGCCAGCCATAGCCCGAGCAATGCCCCTAGTCCAATGATTACTCCGTACCAATGAACAGCTAATGGCCCCAGCTCAAACGCAACAGGATTTATTGGTGTAATTTCTTCGTTCATGGTCTCAGCTCCTTTTTAGTCCTGCTCATGTTCCTCAATTACGCCTGCAAGCTTATTTGTAAATTGTTCAGCTGCATTTAAGCCCATCCGCTTCAAGCGGAAATTCATAGCCGCTACTTCAATAATAACGGCAAGGTTTCTTCCGGGACGTACCGGAACCGTAAGTTTCGTAATTTCTGTATCGATGATTTTCACTTTTTCTTCTTCCAGTCCAAGCCTGTCGTACTGCTTTCCCTGTTCCCAAAGCTCCAGGTTCATGACAAGCGTAATACGTTTATAGCTTCGTACAGAACCGGCACCAAATAAAGTCATCACATTGATGATGCCCAGCCCTCTAATTTCTAGAAGATGCTCAATCAGTTCAGGCGCACTTCCAACAAGTGTATCTTGATCTTCTTGGCGAATTTCAACACAGTCGTCTGCAACCAATCGATGGCCTCTTTTTATTAATTCCAACGCCGTTTCACTTTTTCCTACACCACTTTTTCCCGTGAGGAGAACACCTACACCATAAATATCAACCAATACACCATGAACAGCAGTCGTTGGCGCAAGCTTGCTCTCTAGATAATTGGTCAGTCTGCTCGCAAGCCTCGTCGTTTTTAATGGCGATCTTAAAACAGGGACTCCGTTTTGTTCAGATGATTCGATCAGTTCAGGCGGCACATGCATGTCTCTCGTTACAATAACGGCTGGTGTTATATCCGTACATAAAGAATCCATGCGATGCCTTTTCTCACTATCCAAAAGTTTTTCAAAAAAGGAAATTTCGGTTTTTCCCAAAAGCTGGACACGTTCCTTTGGATAATATGTAAAGTATCCAGCCATTTCCAAACCTGGTCTGGACAGATCACTCATAGTAATTGGCCGATTGATCCCTTCTTCTCCGCTTATTAATTCGAGTTGAAAATGGTCCATTAGGTCTTTCGTTCGAACCTTTGGCATTACTTTTTCCCCCTTCTAGGTCGAGGTTTTTTTTGACATACAGCTATATTCTATCACTTTTAAAAAAAAGCCAAAACATATTTTATTAAACGACAAACAAATGGTACATTTGTATAGACAACTATACTCTATTAATAACTGGAGGAGAATATGGGACAAAGACTTGCCATTCAGAACGTAAAAATCGCAGAAGAGCATGAGATCATACCTAACGGATATCTTATCTTTGAAGATGAAGTCATCCTCAAGGTCGGGCACGGCGAGCCGGATATTTCTTGCGACAAGGTTATTACGGCACCGAGCGGCTCAGTTCTTTTGCC
This window of the Bacillus gobiensis genome carries:
- the hisG gene encoding ATP phosphoribosyltransferase, translated to MDKPLTIAMPKGRIFEEAVTLLRMAGYKLPDEFEASRKLIINVPAENLRFILAKPTDVTTYVEHGVADAGIAGKDVMLEEERDVYEILDLKISKCRLAVAGLPQAEIGGVAPRVATKYPNVASKYFREQGEQVEIIKLNGSVELAPLVGLAERIVDIVSTGQTLKENGLVESEKICDITSRLIVNPVSYRMKDKIIEELASRLALVVEGEPVK
- the hisD gene encoding histidinol dehydrogenase — encoded protein: MKITKISKNFKIKRSIDYGTDEQKNTVKHIISEVRKNGDSAVKSFTKQFDGVNPNPVVSKEELAAAYSTLDVHYHQVIREAIENIKEYHERQLQTSWFYHRNDGSMLGQKVTALDSVGVYVPGGTAAYPSTVLMNVIPALVAGVERIVLVSPPTRDGGLAPSVLIAAAELGVSEVYKMGGAQAIAALAYGTETIASVDKITGPGNIYVALAKREVFGHVDIDMIAGPSEIVVLADGSVAAHEIAADLLSQAEHDILASSILVTPSEAFAKEVQTEVDKQLKALPRKDIAAKSIENNGHIYVTENLEEAIDVVNQLAPEHLEVMTKHSQSLLGKIKHAGAIFLGRYSTESVGDYFAGPNHVLPTNGTARFSSPLNVADFQKRSSIIAYSKKAFLENSGKIASFARLEGLEAHARAVEARKQEDGNENR
- the hprK gene encoding HPr(Ser) kinase/phosphatase; translated protein: MPKVRTKDLMDHFQLELISGEEGINRPITMSDLSRPGLEMAGYFTYYPKERVQLLGKTEISFFEKLLDSEKRHRMDSLCTDITPAVIVTRDMHVPPELIESSEQNGVPVLRSPLKTTRLASRLTNYLESKLAPTTAVHGVLVDIYGVGVLLTGKSGVGKSETALELIKRGHRLVADDCVEIRQEDQDTLVGSAPELIEHLLEIRGLGIINVMTLFGAGSVRSYKRITLVMNLELWEQGKQYDRLGLEEEKVKIIDTEITKLTVPVRPGRNLAVIIEVAAMNFRLKRMGLNAAEQFTNKLAGVIEEHEQD
- the hisB gene encoding imidazoleglycerol-phosphate dehydratase HisB; protein product: MRIAERTRKTKETDIALSFSIDGKGNSNIETNVPFMSHMLDLFTKHGNFDLTVNAKGDVDIDDHHTTEDIGICLGQVLLEALGDKAGIKRYGTAFVPMDDALAQVSIDLSNRPHLEMRGEFPSQKVGTFDTELVHEFLWKLALEARMNLHVIVHYGTNTHHMIEAVFKALGRALDEATTIDPRITGVPSTKGML
- the ppaX gene encoding pyrophosphatase PpaX, producing MKVNTILFDLDGTLINTNELIIASFLHTLEHYFPGKYKREQVLPFIGPSLHTTFTGLKPGHEEDMIKMYREFNHKMHDELVTEYETVYETLEQLKQSGFKLGIVTTKLKNTVTMGLKVTGLERFFEAIVTLDDVENEKPHPEPVLKALKQLNSKPGEAIMVGDNYHDIESGKSAGTKTAGVAWSIKGKDYLAKYKPDYMLDKMSDLIAIAGVK
- the hisH gene encoding imidazole glycerol phosphate synthase subunit HisH is translated as MIGIIDYGMGNLFSVKKALERLDVPYILSDKPEELSDADGFILPGVGAFKDAMSLLRESGLEAFVHQIVADQKPLLGICLGMQLLFDESEEFKLTKGLGLLKGRAVHINNQDEDGLRLKVPHMGWNRLTFHRENELLREVNEGYCYFVHSFYITEAEEDTLLATADYGVPVPAVVGKGNVFGTQFHPEKSSEVGMAILSQFTKIAAEQKVKK
- a CDS encoding acyltransferase yields the protein MRRTTRYPVEGGNSLWHVYKTVPFLKVIKNFIVIQLARYTPSLKMKNWLYRTFLHMKIGDQTSFALMVMLDIMFPEKISVGRNTVIGYNTTILAHEYLIKEYRLGEVKIGDEVMIGANTTILPGIVIGDGAVISAGTLVHKDVPSGAFVGGNPMQFISMKKEAEEHNGQS
- a CDS encoding nucleoside recognition domain-containing protein: MKKTLAAGAKSGLQTTWTLGKVIFPVTILISLLQHTPVMGWIIKLISPVMGIFGLSGEAAIPLVIGNMLNLYAGIAAIFSLELTVKEVFILAIMLSFCHNVIIESTVAMKVGIKIWVILAVRIGLAVFSGVLIHLFWHGGQSTAQYGFVSVNKTAPPEGWFEIVMAAFAKAGMNILQLAAIIIPLMIVIQIMRDKGWLNVFSNWIAPFVRLLGMKENTSMTMVAGLTIGLAYGAGVMIKAVEEDGVSKRDLTLAFIFLVACHAVVEDTLVFIPLGIPVWPLLVIRLTTALLLTIAISYLWKNRDYHSERKGAVYEG
- the lgt gene encoding prolipoprotein diacylglyceryl transferase, with translation MNEEITPINPVAFELGPLAVHWYGVIIGLGALLGLWLAVRESQKRGLHKDTFVDLILFAIPIAILSARAYYVIFQWNEYYRDHPGEIVKIWEGGLAIHGGLIGAVVTGIIFAKIRGISFWKLADIAAPSILLGQAIGRWGNFINQEAYGGPVTRAFLENLHLPEFIINQMNIQGQYHHPTFLYESLWNFAGVILLLVLRKVNLGRGELFLTYVIWYSIGRYFIEGMRTDSLMLTDTLRAAQVISVTLIAAAIIFIIVRRVRGDSKTRYLDPS
- a CDS encoding ATP phosphoribosyltransferase regulatory subunit, producing the protein MFMFEKPQGMRDTLPDLYSTKEKIRSSLTDVIKGWGYQLMETPTLEFYETVGFRSSISEENLFKLLDHSGQTLVLRPDMTGPIARVAASKIKKQQHPLRIGYSANVFRAQEREGGRPAEFEQTGVELIGDGTISADAEVIALAISSLKNAGLKGFQVAIGHIGITEALLYESVGDREASNRLRRFLYQKNYVGYKEEVYTLPLDPEKKRKLLELPELRGDMDKVIQASSTLLSEEGKKAADDLRKLDEILKEYGCTEHIKLDLSMVSHMSYYTGILFEIYAENVGYLIGNGGRYDHLLDHFQAGAPATGFSIRTDRLVEALHISMEDAEIEAIVFSEENRKAAIRLADKERMEGKKVVLQDIRGVTNFEELEISFQNITYLTGDGKEEKNG